In the genome of Bradysia coprophila strain Holo2 unplaced genomic scaffold, BU_Bcop_v1 contig_232, whole genome shotgun sequence, one region contains:
- the LOC119075790 gene encoding uncharacterized protein LOC119075790, whose translation MELSTNESSMQIMDLGFHCLENCLRHLTIEELLNVADSNKEMRDTARYVFKRMHGRNLVHFIEVLKFRNGDDERTCECCRGRFFGRLRSSDKTIEIRQLKLGLQFLRCFGDLFSEIEFRFCFRQVQPSSSHCQSRQSELIQFHRAHEWEPLLIGYINEYCSESLTKIEFYGKDSKDYSSHDLIKLTKPFVKVEKLICDVFFLAKKKLHELFPKLRELELRSVCFSEDMPPLDNEYIANCFPYLEHLTINLSDMNKCNRKNFAIALRLNPQIKTLAGNIWFEVLFDADNFHFWNGNEDFQNLEKLQLKIRLHANPKLRDILMKPVSEDLHFKNLKELNVDFGTDVYDDTVWTFLFFCDKLESLTISSNCELRQFSNLLNKHPTVKKLDIDNYADIMSSDDCLRISRAFPLLEEILFGVEPDDFVAAIEMFPSLKCFKYLEWKEKSCDVINRLRPLNGWSVSNTNAIYNTRLIEGKRHS comes from the coding sequence ATGGAACTTAGCACGAATGAAAGCAGCATGCAAATTATGGATTTGGGTTTTCATTGTCTGGAGAACTGTTTAAGACACTTGACCATTGAAGAACTTCTGAACGTTGCCGATTCCAATAAGGAAATGAGAGACACAGCCAGATACGTCTTCAAACGGATGCATGGTCGGAACTTGGTGCATTTCATCGAAGTATTAAAATTTCGGAATGGCGATGATGAGCGCACCTGTGAATGTTGCCGGGGACGATTCTTCGGTCGCCTTCGTTCGTCTGACAAAACTATAGAAATTCGCCAATTGAAATTGGGATTACAATTTTTGCGCTGTTTCGGCGATCTATTTTCTGAAATTGAATTCCGGTTTTGTTTTAGACAAGTTCAACCTTCTTCGTCGCATTGTCAGTCTAGGCAAAGTGAACTTATTCAATTTCATAGAGCTCATGAATGGGAACCTCTACTCATCGGATATATAAACGAGTATTGCAGCGAGTCTTTgaccaaaatcgaattttatggaaaagatTCCAAAGATTATTCGAGCCATGACTTGATCAAACTAACAAAACCATttgtaaaagttgaaaaactgATATGCGACGTGTTTTTCCTAGCTAAAAAGAAATTGCACGAATTATTCCCGAAACTACGTGAACTAGAATTAAGAAGCGTTTGCTTTAGTGAAGATATGCCACCTTTGGACAATGAATACATAGCAAACTGTTTCCCTTATCTGGAACATTTGACGATTAACTTGAGTGACATGAACAAATgtaacagaaaaaattttgcgatCGCATTGCGTTTGAATCCTCAAATTAAAACTTTAGCGGGCAACATATGGTTCGAAGTGCTGTTCGACGccgacaattttcatttttggaatGGAAACGAAGATTTCCAAAATCTGGAAAAATTACAACTCAAAATAAGACTACACGCAAATCCTAAGCTGCGCGATATTCTCATGAAACCGGTCAGCGAAGatttacatttcaaaaatctGAAGGAGTTAAACGTTGATTTTGGCACTGACGTCTACGATGACACAGTATGgacatttctgtttttttgcGATAAGCTCGAATCATTGACAATTTCTTCCAATTGTGAACTTcgacaattttccaatttattgaataaacaTCCGACTGTGAAAAAACTTGACATTGACAACTATGCTGACATAATGTCTTCTGATGATTGCTTAAGGATTTCGAGAGCATTCCCATTGCTGGAGGAGATTTTATTCGGTGTGGAACCTGACGATTTCGTTGCAGCAATTGAGATGTTTCCTtctttaaaatgtttcaagtaTTTGGAATGGAAAGAGAAGAGCTGTGACGTCATAAATAGGTTACGTCCGCTTAACGGTTGGTCAGTTTCAAATACAAATGCAATATATAACACTCGCTTAATTGAAGGGAAGCGTCACAGTTAA